The following proteins are co-located in the Silene latifolia isolate original U9 population chromosome 1, ASM4854445v1, whole genome shotgun sequence genome:
- the LOC141588407 gene encoding uncharacterized protein LOC141588407 — translation MSKPEGTVSTTTIDALSPFYLGSHDIPSLTLTDIKLGPNNYEEWSRSMKMSLKSRRKFGSCDGSISKPTDSVLLEQWEVIHCTIIQWIMRTIDPSIKSSISYFEDARLLWDDLAESFATVDGAKIHALKEDLHNCKQEKGMTVTSYFGALKVLWDALANHEPIFACTCGHCTCGIIKNALARQDSERLHKFLMGLYRSIYGNLRSQLLSLDTLPTLNRAFQLTIQEERLKVGSPSVPAEPLDVAAFAVRPAISGPPNNPPDWRALRALEKQERRKLKCSHCTGPGHEASSCFIRTQKFPDWWGDRPRTLEEVASSL, via the coding sequence ATGTCGAAACCTGAAGGAACTGTTTCTACCACTACCATTGATGCTTTGTCTCCCTTTTATCTCGGGAGTCACGACATCCCTAGTCTTACCCTTACCGATATCAAACTCGGTCCAAATAACTATGAGGAATGGAGTCGCTCCATGAAGATGTCGCTCAAATCTCGCCGAAAGTTTGGTTCTTGCGACGGCTCTATTTCCAAACCTACTGATTCCGTGCTTCTCGAGCAGTGGGAAGTAATTCATTGTACTATTATACAATGGATAATGCGCACCATTGATCCGTCTATTAAGAGCAGCATCTCGTATTTCGAGGACGCGCGTTTATTGTGGGACGACTTGGCTGAGAGCTTTGCGACAGTCGATGGAGCCAAAATTCATGCTCTTAAAGAGGATCTCCACAACTGCAAACAAGAAAAAGGTATGACTGTGACCTCTTATTTTGGCGCTTTAAAAGTCCTTTGGGACGCTCTTGCCAATCATGAACCTATTTTTGCCTGTACTTGCGGTCACTGTACCTGCGGTATTATTAAGAATGCTCTTGCCCGACAAGATTCGGAACGTTTGCATAAATTTCTCATGGGCCTTTATCGTTCCATTTATGGTAATCTAAGGTCTCAGTTACTTTCTCTTGATACACTTCCGACTCTCAATCGCGCTTTCCAATTAACAATTCAAGAAGAGCGATTGAAAGTCGGCAGTCCCTCTGTTCCTGCTGAACCTCTGGATGTTGCTGCCTTCGCTGTACGACCAGCAATTTCTGGTCCTCCTAATAATCCGCCTGATTGGCGTGCTCTTCGAGCCCTTGAGAAACAGGAACGTCGAAAATTAAAATGCTCTCATTGCACCGGGCCTGGACATGAGGCTTCTTCTTGTTTTATTCGAACGCAAAAATTCCCCGATTGGTGGGGGGATCGTCCTCGCACTCTTGAAGAAGTGGCTTCTTCTCTTTAA